The Pantoea phytobeneficialis genome has a segment encoding these proteins:
- a CDS encoding ABC transporter substrate-binding protein: protein MKNVMAKLALTALGLAIASSVSAKTLVYCSEGSPENFNPQLYTAGTSVDASAVPVFNRLVDFTPGTTELVPSLAQSWDISPDGTVYTFHLRQGVKFHSNKFFKPTRDFNADDVIFSFMRQMDPNNPYHNVSGGVYSNFNSLEFATLIKKIDRVDDHTVRFTLTHAEAPFLADLAWYFASIHSAEYADQMLKAGTPEKVDMEPIGTGPFELVQYQKDSRILYKAFPEYWQGKAKLDRIVFSITPDASVRYAKLEKNECQIIPFPNPADLDKMRKNPDLTLMQKSGLNTGFLSFNTTKAPLDNVKVRQALAMAINKQAIIDAVFQGTGTVAKNILPPGVWSADNNLKDYDYDPEKAKALLQEAGIKPGTEISLWAMPVQRPYNPNARRMAEMIQADWAKVGIKANIVSYEWGEYLKRIRNGEHQAALMGWTTATGDPDNFFGPLYSCTSAKDGSNSAKWCYAPFDKIITEARAEQDHNKRIALYLEAQQIMHDQMPAVMIAHSTIFEPVRKSVTGYQVDPFGKHILYPVDIQQ from the coding sequence ATGAAAAATGTGATGGCAAAATTGGCGCTCACCGCGCTGGGTCTGGCGATCGCCAGCAGCGTTTCAGCCAAAACCCTGGTGTACTGTTCCGAAGGCTCACCAGAAAACTTCAACCCACAGCTTTACACGGCAGGTACCAGCGTCGATGCCAGTGCGGTGCCGGTGTTTAACCGGTTAGTCGATTTCACGCCAGGCACCACCGAGTTGGTGCCGAGCCTGGCGCAAAGCTGGGATATCAGCCCGGACGGCACGGTCTATACCTTCCACCTGCGCCAGGGCGTGAAGTTCCACAGCAACAAATTCTTCAAGCCAACGCGAGATTTTAACGCTGATGACGTCATCTTCTCGTTTATGCGGCAGATGGACCCGAACAATCCGTACCATAACGTTTCCGGCGGGGTATATTCCAACTTCAACAGCCTGGAGTTCGCCACGCTGATTAAGAAAATCGATCGGGTTGATGACCACACGGTCCGTTTCACGCTGACGCATGCTGAAGCGCCTTTCCTCGCCGATCTGGCGTGGTATTTTGCCTCCATCCATTCGGCGGAATATGCCGACCAGATGCTGAAAGCCGGGACACCGGAAAAGGTGGATATGGAACCGATTGGCACTGGCCCGTTTGAGCTGGTGCAGTATCAGAAAGACTCCCGCATTCTCTACAAAGCCTTCCCGGAATATTGGCAGGGCAAGGCGAAGCTGGATCGCATCGTATTCTCGATCACGCCGGATGCGTCAGTGCGTTACGCCAAACTGGAGAAAAACGAGTGTCAGATCATACCATTCCCCAATCCGGCTGATCTCGACAAAATGCGCAAAAATCCTGACCTGACCCTGATGCAAAAGTCCGGTCTAAATACCGGCTTCCTCTCCTTCAACACCACCAAAGCACCGCTGGATAACGTGAAAGTGCGCCAGGCGCTGGCGATGGCGATCAACAAACAGGCGATTATCGATGCGGTGTTCCAGGGCACCGGTACGGTGGCAAAAAACATTCTGCCGCCCGGCGTCTGGAGTGCGGATAACAATCTGAAAGATTACGACTACGATCCTGAGAAGGCGAAAGCCTTACTACAGGAAGCGGGCATCAAACCGGGCACCGAGATCTCGCTGTGGGCGATGCCGGTCCAGCGACCTTACAACCCCAATGCGCGACGAATGGCTGAGATGATTCAGGCTGATTGGGCGAAAGTGGGTATCAAAGCCAATATCGTCAGCTATGAGTGGGGCGAATATCTCAAACGTATCCGCAATGGCGAGCACCAGGCGGCGCTGATGGGCTGGACCACCGCTACCGGCGATCCGGATAACTTCTTCGGCCCGCTGTATAGCTGCACCTCGGCGAAGGACGGTTCGAATTCGGCGAAGTGGTGCTATGCACCGTTTGATAAAATCATCACTGAGGCGCGTGCCGAACAGGATCACAACAAACGCATTGCGCTGTACCTGGAGGCACAGCAAATCATGCATGACCAGATGCCTGCGGTGATGATTGCCCACTCGACCATCTTCGAACCGGTACGCAAATCGGTTACCGGTTATCAGGTGGACCCGTTTGGCAAACACATCCTCTATCCGGTGGATATCCAGCAGTAA
- the pepT gene encoding peptidase T, with protein MTDQLARQLTQRFYRYLAVSSQSDAKSTTLPSTPSQHAMAELLAAELRELGLEDIIIDEHATVTALKRGNRPDAPRIGFITHIDTVDVGLSPDIHPQTLTFQGEDLCLNVQQDIWLRVAEHPEIAPYLGQEIIFSDGTSVLGADNKAAVTVVMTLLENLHGDHGDIRVAFVPDEEIGLRGAKALDLEQRFNVDFAWTIDCCELGEVVFENFNAAAAEIVFTGVAAHPMSGKGVLVNPLLMAHDFIDHFDRLATPEHTEGREGYIWFNDMQANASRAVLKASIRDFDLKGFDAKKQQLVEVTDEIAARYPTGTVSLSINDTYSNISNAIGEDRRAIDLIFSALAQLGIEPKVIPMRGGTDGAALSARGLLTPNFFTGAHNFHSRFEFLPVPSFVKSYQVAEALCYLAAK; from the coding sequence ATGACAGACCAACTCGCCCGCCAACTGACTCAGCGCTTCTATCGTTACCTGGCGGTCTCCAGCCAGAGCGATGCCAAATCCACCACGCTGCCGAGCACGCCATCACAACACGCCATGGCCGAGCTGTTGGCCGCAGAACTGCGCGAGTTGGGGCTTGAAGACATCATCATAGATGAGCATGCCACGGTGACGGCGCTGAAGCGCGGCAATCGTCCCGATGCACCGCGTATCGGTTTTATTACCCATATCGATACCGTCGATGTTGGGTTATCACCAGACATCCATCCACAAACCTTAACTTTTCAGGGGGAAGATCTGTGTCTGAACGTTCAGCAGGATATCTGGCTGCGCGTGGCGGAACATCCTGAGATTGCCCCTTACCTCGGTCAGGAGATTATCTTTAGCGACGGCACCAGCGTACTCGGCGCCGATAACAAAGCGGCGGTCACGGTGGTGATGACGTTGCTCGAGAACCTGCACGGTGACCACGGTGATATCCGGGTCGCGTTTGTGCCGGATGAGGAGATTGGCTTGCGGGGAGCCAAAGCGCTCGATCTGGAGCAACGTTTTAACGTCGATTTCGCCTGGACTATCGATTGCTGCGAATTGGGTGAGGTGGTTTTCGAAAACTTTAACGCTGCCGCTGCCGAGATTGTGTTTACCGGCGTGGCGGCACATCCGATGTCTGGCAAAGGCGTACTGGTCAATCCGCTGCTGATGGCGCATGACTTTATTGACCATTTTGATCGTCTGGCGACACCGGAGCATACCGAAGGCCGCGAGGGATATATCTGGTTTAACGATATGCAGGCCAACGCCAGCCGCGCGGTGCTGAAAGCCTCCATCCGCGATTTCGACCTTAAGGGTTTTGATGCGAAGAAACAGCAGTTGGTGGAGGTAACCGATGAGATTGCCGCCCGCTATCCCACCGGTACGGTATCCCTGAGTATCAATGATACCTACAGCAATATCAGCAATGCGATTGGTGAAGACCGCCGCGCGATTGATTTGATTTTTAGCGCGCTGGCGCAATTGGGCATTGAACCGAAGGTGATCCCGATGCGTGGGGGTACGGATGGTGCCGCATTGTCAGCCCGTGGATTGCTGACGCCGAATTTCTTTACCGGCGCGCACAACTTCCATTCTCGCTTTGAGTTTTTGCCGGTGCCGTCGTTTGTGAAGTCATATCAGGTGGCGGAAGCGTTGTGTTATTTAGCGGCTAAATAA
- a CDS encoding transporter substrate-binding domain-containing protein, whose product MKKLNALFIALGMLTSAHALAQETLRYGLESQYPPFESRNAQGELEGFDIELGKAICQTGNFKCSWVESSFDALIPALQAKKFDAINSAMNITEARAKSIDFTKPIYRIPTMLVAKAGQGLLPTAESLKGKNIGVLQGSIQETYAKKHWESQGVTVTSYQDQNQVYNDMVAGRLDGTLVMSAAGQSGFLDKPQGKGFAFAGKPVEDDTILGSGIGFGLRKGDAKLKQELDAAITKVQADGTVTKLAAKFFPGIDVSAAK is encoded by the coding sequence ATGAAAAAATTAAACGCACTTTTTATCGCGCTGGGTATGCTGACCTCTGCTCATGCGTTGGCGCAGGAAACATTACGCTACGGCCTCGAATCACAATATCCGCCGTTTGAAAGCCGTAATGCACAGGGCGAGCTGGAAGGTTTCGATATCGAGCTGGGTAAAGCCATTTGCCAGACCGGCAACTTCAAATGTAGCTGGGTAGAAAGCAGCTTTGACGCGCTGATTCCGGCGTTGCAGGCGAAGAAGTTTGACGCCATCAACTCGGCGATGAACATCACCGAAGCACGCGCGAAAAGCATCGATTTCACCAAACCGATCTACCGTATCCCGACCATGCTGGTGGCAAAAGCGGGCCAGGGCCTGCTGCCGACCGCGGAGTCACTGAAAGGGAAAAACATCGGCGTGTTGCAGGGTTCCATTCAGGAAACCTATGCCAAGAAGCACTGGGAATCACAGGGCGTTACCGTCACCTCTTACCAGGATCAGAACCAGGTTTATAACGACATGGTCGCCGGTCGTCTGGATGGCACGCTGGTGATGTCAGCCGCAGGCCAGTCAGGCTTCCTCGATAAGCCGCAGGGCAAAGGTTTTGCGTTTGCCGGTAAACCGGTGGAAGACGACACCATCCTGGGTTCAGGCATCGGTTTTGGCCTGCGTAAGGGTGATGCCAAACTGAAGCAGGAGCTGGATGCAGCCATCACCAAGGTGCAGGCTGACGGCACGGTTACCAAGCTGGCCGCCAAGTTCTTCCCTGGCATCGACGTTAGCGCCGCGAAATAA
- a CDS encoding methionine aminotransferase — protein sequence MSIQSSVQTSSKLPDVGTTIFSVIGQLSAQHKAINLSQGAPNFPCDPQLVELVSNAMREGHNQYAPLTGLPALKEALAQKVHTLYGQQYDVGSEVLITGSASQGIYMAISALVHPGDEVIFFEPAFDSYAPVVRLQGGKPIGLKLQVPDFAINWDELRATITPRTRMIIINTPHNPSAQVLTPADLDQLAQLTRNTDIVVLSDEVYEHIVFDGRPHCGMATHPELAQRSVIVSSFGKTFHVTGWRVGYALAPAALMTEIVKVHQFMMYAADTPMQVGFAHYLQRPENYLQLSPFYQQKRDRLMSLMKDSPFKLLPCAGSFFVLASYGHFSDESDSEMVKRLIVEHGVATIPLSAFYMDGTDNKLIRLSFAKDDATLQAGAEALCRVKG from the coding sequence ATGTCCATCCAATCCAGTGTTCAGACTTCTTCAAAATTACCCGATGTTGGCACCACCATTTTCAGCGTGATTGGGCAGCTTTCGGCACAACACAAAGCCATCAACCTGTCCCAGGGCGCGCCTAACTTCCCGTGCGATCCGCAACTGGTTGAACTGGTCAGCAACGCGATGCGCGAAGGACATAACCAGTATGCGCCGCTTACCGGTTTGCCGGCGTTGAAAGAAGCGCTGGCGCAGAAAGTACACACCCTGTATGGCCAGCAATATGATGTGGGCAGCGAAGTGTTGATCACCGGCAGCGCCAGCCAGGGTATCTACATGGCGATCTCCGCGCTGGTGCATCCGGGCGATGAAGTAATTTTCTTCGAGCCGGCATTCGACAGCTATGCGCCCGTGGTGCGTTTACAGGGTGGTAAGCCGATCGGCCTGAAATTGCAGGTGCCGGATTTTGCCATCAACTGGGACGAACTGCGTGCCACCATCACGCCGCGTACCCGGATGATCATCATCAACACGCCGCACAACCCGAGTGCGCAGGTGTTAACTCCAGCGGATCTGGATCAACTGGCTCAACTGACGCGTAATACCGATATCGTGGTGCTGTCGGATGAAGTCTATGAACACATCGTGTTTGATGGACGTCCCCATTGCGGCATGGCGACACACCCAGAGCTGGCGCAGCGCAGCGTTATCGTCTCGTCATTCGGCAAAACCTTCCACGTTACCGGCTGGCGCGTTGGCTATGCGTTGGCACCGGCCGCGCTGATGACCGAAATCGTCAAAGTGCATCAGTTTATGATGTATGCCGCTGATACGCCGATGCAGGTTGGTTTCGCCCATTACCTGCAACGGCCGGAAAACTATTTGCAGCTGTCACCGTTCTATCAGCAGAAACGCGATCGTCTGATGTCGCTGATGAAGGATTCGCCGTTTAAGCTGCTGCCGTGCGCCGGTTCCTTCTTTGTTTTAGCCAGTTATGGACATTTCAGTGACGAGAGCGACAGTGAAATGGTAAAACGTCTCATCGTCGAACACGGTGTGGCAACCATTCCGTTGTCGGCGTTTTATATGGACGGCACAGACAATAAATTAATCCGTTTGTCGTTTGCCAAAGACGATGCGACATTACAGGCCGGTGCAGAAGCGCTCTGCCGGGTCAAAGGGTAA
- a CDS encoding LysR substrate-binding domain-containing protein — translation MSRSALPLNAIHAFLVTARHLNLTRAADELCITQGAVSRKIASLESWLGFALFERHARGLHLTSQGAALLPELQQGFAMLVNATEKASRSNVSIRLKAPTCAMRWLVPRLVALEQERPEIHVALTTTLDHASQLDNFDAAIVYGSAPAEAILLFDERLTPVLASSVTPPANVAGLARFTFLHPTNDTRDWQLWLNAQQVSVPVARNQHFATMDLAISAAIQGFGVTVADMSLVQNDLANGRLIAPFDHCVTTGASYSLLHRAERDAPPFLEELVAWLCQPQKETHSSALADLG, via the coding sequence ATGTCCCGCTCCGCTCTGCCACTCAACGCCATTCACGCCTTTCTGGTCACGGCACGTCACCTCAATCTGACGCGTGCCGCCGACGAGTTATGCATCACCCAGGGCGCGGTGAGCCGCAAAATTGCATCCCTGGAGAGCTGGCTGGGCTTTGCGTTATTCGAGCGCCATGCGCGAGGCTTGCACCTGACATCGCAAGGCGCAGCCCTGCTGCCGGAGTTACAGCAAGGTTTTGCGATGCTGGTGAATGCGACAGAGAAAGCCAGCCGCAGCAATGTGTCGATTCGGCTGAAAGCCCCAACCTGCGCGATGCGCTGGCTGGTGCCGCGCCTCGTGGCGCTGGAGCAGGAACGGCCGGAGATCCATGTGGCGCTCACCACCACCCTCGACCATGCCTCGCAACTGGATAATTTTGATGCGGCAATCGTCTATGGCAGTGCGCCGGCGGAGGCCATCCTCTTGTTTGATGAGCGCCTGACACCGGTGCTGGCCAGCAGCGTGACGCCACCCGCTAACGTGGCCGGGTTAGCGCGTTTTACCTTTCTGCACCCCACTAATGACACGCGTGACTGGCAGTTGTGGTTGAATGCGCAGCAGGTCAGCGTCCCCGTGGCACGTAATCAACACTTTGCCACTATGGATTTGGCGATCAGCGCGGCGATTCAGGGATTTGGCGTAACGGTGGCGGATATGTCATTGGTCCAGAACGATCTGGCGAATGGCCGACTGATCGCCCCGTTTGACCACTGCGTCACTACCGGGGCGAGTTACAGCTTGCTCCATCGTGCAGAGCGGGATGCGCCACCGTTCCTTGAGGAACTGGTGGCGTGGCTTTGTCAGCCTCAGAAAGAAACCCACTCGTCTGCGCTGGCCGATTTAGGCTGA